GTGCCATCGTCCACAACTCTCCCATCGATGCCGTTATAACCCACAAGATGGCGGTGGACTTGCTACCATTGAGTTACGTGGCGCGCCTTTGGGAACCATTTTGTATCGTCGCGCAGCCGGATGAAAGGGAAGCCGCACTTGTTCAGAATCGTCATATTGGGGTGTCTCGCCACCCTCACCAGCGCGGTGTTCGCCGCCGCCAACACCCTCCAAGTCAACTACGACGGCTTCACCGTCTGGCTGGACTGCACACGGCACGGTGCGTACATGTTCGCCTACACAGTAGGCTTTGATTCTGGGCATGAACCACGGTTGAACGATTTCGCGCTTGATCCCGGCGTACCGGCAGAGTGTCAGCCAACCTCGTCCAAGACGTTCCATTCTCCGGATGGGGCACCTCGTTTCGATCGTGGGCATCAGGTTCCCGCAAATCACATGGACGGTTCGCCCGTGTCGATCATGGAGACGAACTATATGACGAACGTATTGCCGCAGACATCGACGCTGAACCGCGGTGCTTGGCTGGCCACGGAGGAAATCATCGAGTGCTACCGCGATCTGCAGGATATCCAGGTGTTCGGTGGCGCCATCTGGGGCAATGACACTACCAATGACTATTTTGTCGAATCCCATGGGATCGAGACTCCCGACTACTACTGGAAGGTGATTGTCCGTGCTGACGGCAAGGCCCTCGGCTGGCTATTTCCGAATACCGATCAACCGACACGTAAGCGCCTGGACAAGTATCTGGTGAAAATCTTGAATTTGGAGAAACGCACAGGCGAGCGGTTTCCCGTCACGCCAATGGTCCGCAAGCGCAAACCGCTGGCGTCCTGGCCGTTGCCTGACGACTGCGACAAGGGCTAAGACATGATCATCAAGCCGACCGGCGATGGCAAAAGCGTACTGGCTGAACTGGAAGCGCTCCGACAGTCAGCCGACCGCAAGCGTCGCCGGCAGATCGAGGAGGAAATCCGCATCGTGCGTGCCGGACAGAAGGGCGAAAGCGAGTCGGCCTATTTCATCGACTTCGATTTCGCACAATCCCCCGACATAGCGGTGATCCATGACCTTCGGATCGAGTTCAACGACCGGGTCGCCCAGATCGACCATTTGTTGATCCACAGCAGCCTTGCCTGCTTCGTGCTCGAGACCAAGCACTGCTATTCGGGGGTGAAGATCACGGAGTCCGGCGAGTTCTTGCGCTGGAACCATGACCAGAAGAACTACGAGGGCATGCCTTCACCCCTGGCACAGAATCAGCGCCACGTCGCCGTCTTGGAGGACCTCTTCCGTTCTATTCTGAATCAGGATCCATGGTACTCGGCACGACCAAGCTTCCACCCATTCATCTTGATCTCGCCCCGGGCCCGCATCGACCGTCCCAGCCAGTTCGACACCACCCAGGTCATCAAAGCAGACCTGCTGGGCGCCGCGTTGCGGGAAATCCTGGCACGCCCGGGAGAGACTGATTTCCCTGCCAAGATATTCTCCGAGGAGGAACTGCAGCGATTCGCCAAGATCGTCGCTCGACACCACAAGCCGCTGGTGTTTAACTACGCCCGTAAATTCGGGATGGAATCCAAGAGGGAGCTAAAGGTAGGACACAATCGGCCGTTTGATCCGGTCACTCCCTCGCCGCGTCGAGACAAACCGTGTCGCTCCCGGCGCAGCCCGCTTCTGCCCAGCGTGGTCGGGCTCGCAAGTCTTGGCGCGCTCATACTGTTCTGGCCGCAATACAGTCCGTGGCTGCAGAACTGGATGACCAAGTCTTTCAATACGATCCTCAGCCCGCAGCACGTACCCGTGCGTCAAACACCGAAGTCACAGTCCGCCGGCACCAAAGCCATGGATGAGCATGCCATCACGATCGGCGATCAAAATGGCAATCCGGTACCCGTAATCCAAGGCAACTTGTCCAAGATTCGTCAGGAAATGCAGCGTTCGGGACTCGGCACTGGGCAATTGTCACAGGAGACCGCGCCGGAGAATCAGGCAATGGAAGGCTGCGACCCCAAACCCGTGATGAGCGACGCGGAAATCCAAGCCTGCCGGCGGGCTAGGCCCGGTCGGTAGTGTCCTGCGCCAGGTAACGGTCGGACTTATTAGGAGGCTCTCTCTCGTTCTGGGCTCCTGGGTGTATGCGCCGCGGTGCCTGCCCGGCTGACACCGCTCGCAAGAACCAACTCTGGGCATAAACGTACTCCCGGTCGGCCTGAGGGTCATGTATTCGCTCAGTGCCCGTTAAGGTCATGGACGCCTCATCCACGGCAACCAATGTGGTATCCCAAAGGGCTGGAAAGTCGTGGAGGGATTGTCGGGTTCGCGGATCGAACAACTCGGCGACCCGGATATGACGGTTCAGTGCATGGTCGCGCTGCTCGCCCAGTCGCAGAATGGCGCGGACAGGTGGGATCATGCAGGAGCGAAAGCGAGGGAGCAACCAACCCTGCTCCCTCATGCGCCAGACGTCGAACATCATGATTCGACTGTCCCAGAGATCGGCAGAATGGTGGGTTTATGCAGCAGTGAGCACCTCACCGCATCGCACCACAGGCCGAGCGCCGGCGCAGGTAGGTGGGGATGTCGTAGTTCACCCCGTTCTGCCAGGCAGGCCGATACGGCAGCACCGGGCGCGGTGCAAATCCGGTTTTCCAGCCGGAACGAAAGGCGAACTTGGCGGCCACAAGGCCCTGAATCAGTCGGTTCAACATGGTCGGTCTCCGTCTTGGGTGATGGACGGGACCAGTCTACGGAAGGCAGTCGCTCACCCGGTGAGCCACTAAAGATTATTTTTGATACAGGGCCGCCAGCCGCTGCGCTGTCTCCTGGACCTGCTGGCGCAGTGCCTCGGGCTCCAGCACTTCGACCTGATCCCCGTTGCGCAAGATGTCCATGAGCAGTTCTTGGGGCTGGGTATAGGGCAACGTCAGGCAATAGCGGCCTTGCTCATCCCACTGCCCTTGCTGCTGGGGATGCCAGTGCTCGGCTTGGACCCACCGCGAACGCTCGGGGGTGAAGCGCAGCAGCGCCCAGTGCACCTGGGTGCCGGAGAAGATGCCATAGCCCCCCGCGAGTTCTGCATCCAGTTCCGACTCATCCACCTCGATGGCTTGGGTCGGCAGGACCGTGACCTGCTCCAGGGCATCCACGGCGAAACTGCGGAGGCCTTCGCGTAGATGACACCAGGCGTCCAGGTACCAGTTGTCCCGGTAGTGCACCAAGCGCTGCGGGGAGATTTCCCGGACTGTGGTTTCATTGTTTGAGCGGTTGTAATGAGTGACTGTGAGCCGCTTGCGCTGCAGCAAGGCCTGGGCGACCTGCGGAAACAGGCGCGAGTCACAGCGGCGCCGTGCCGCAGGCAAAACCCGGACACGCTGTTCCACTGCTGCCGGTGTGTGGTCTCCTGACGCCAAAAGCGTGTTCAAGCGGGTCAACAACGGTTGGATGTGGGCATCCAGCAGTCCTGGCTGGATCTGCGCCAGTAACTGGCGCATGGTCAGCAGGGCATGGATTTCCGAGGCGTTGAACCAAAGACCGGGCAGTTCGTGCGCGGGCAGTGTTGTTCCTTCCGTCTGTCCCTGAAAGCGATAGGCTCGCGCCTGCCGGTCCCAGACGATGGGCGCGCCCAGTCGGTCGCGCAGATACTCCAGATCCCGCTTGAAGGTGGCGATGGAGACATTCAGTGCTTCGAGAAAGCGTGCGACCGGAACCACGCGATGTTCGTGCAGCAACTGTTCGATGCGGTAAAAGCGCTCGGTCCGGTCCATGGTCGGTTGAGGTTCAGCGTTACGTGATCAGTCACGGTCCTTCGA
This is a stretch of genomic DNA from Methyloterricola oryzae. It encodes these proteins:
- a CDS encoding DNA/RNA non-specific endonuclease produces the protein MFRIVILGCLATLTSAVFAAANTLQVNYDGFTVWLDCTRHGAYMFAYTVGFDSGHEPRLNDFALDPGVPAECQPTSSKTFHSPDGAPRFDRGHQVPANHMDGSPVSIMETNYMTNVLPQTSTLNRGAWLATEEIIECYRDLQDIQVFGGAIWGNDTTNDYFVESHGIETPDYYWKVIVRADGKALGWLFPNTDQPTRKRLDKYLVKILNLEKRTGERFPVTPMVRKRKPLASWPLPDDCDKG
- a CDS encoding helix-turn-helix transcriptional regulator, which produces MDRTERFYRIEQLLHEHRVVPVARFLEALNVSIATFKRDLEYLRDRLGAPIVWDRQARAYRFQGQTEGTTLPAHELPGLWFNASEIHALLTMRQLLAQIQPGLLDAHIQPLLTRLNTLLASGDHTPAAVEQRVRVLPAARRRCDSRLFPQVAQALLQRKRLTVTHYNRSNNETTVREISPQRLVHYRDNWYLDAWCHLREGLRSFAVDALEQVTVLPTQAIEVDESELDAELAGGYGIFSGTQVHWALLRFTPERSRWVQAEHWHPQQQGQWDEQGRYCLTLPYTQPQELLMDILRNGDQVEVLEPEALRQQVQETAQRLAALYQK
- a CDS encoding nuclease-related domain-containing protein; translation: MIIKPTGDGKSVLAELEALRQSADRKRRRQIEEEIRIVRAGQKGESESAYFIDFDFAQSPDIAVIHDLRIEFNDRVAQIDHLLIHSSLACFVLETKHCYSGVKITESGEFLRWNHDQKNYEGMPSPLAQNQRHVAVLEDLFRSILNQDPWYSARPSFHPFILISPRARIDRPSQFDTTQVIKADLLGAALREILARPGETDFPAKIFSEEELQRFAKIVARHHKPLVFNYARKFGMESKRELKVGHNRPFDPVTPSPRRDKPCRSRRSPLLPSVVGLASLGALILFWPQYSPWLQNWMTKSFNTILSPQHVPVRQTPKSQSAGTKAMDEHAITIGDQNGNPVPVIQGNLSKIRQEMQRSGLGTGQLSQETAPENQAMEGCDPKPVMSDAEIQACRRARPGR